The Candidatus Binatia bacterium genome has a window encoding:
- the menB gene encoding 1,4-dihydroxy-2-naphthoyl-CoA synthase, whose protein sequence is MNYEDILYEKRDGVAWITINRPERRNAFRARTVNEMIHAFRDAWADDDIGVVVLTGAGDKAFCSGGDQKERGPEGYAGGPGIGLNVAELHSVIRNIPKPVIAMVNGYAIGGGHVLHVVCDLTIAADTAIFGQVGPRVGSVDPGFGTAYLSRIVGEKKAREIWFLCRQYTAQQALEMGLVNKVVPAAELRAEVERWCQEILSMSPTALKLAKQSFNADTEHIHGITELGFAALELYYQTPESQEGLKAFLEKRKPDFRAARRRR, encoded by the coding sequence ATGAACTACGAGGATATCTTGTACGAAAAGCGCGATGGAGTGGCGTGGATCACCATCAACCGACCCGAGCGGCGCAATGCGTTTCGCGCCCGTACTGTGAACGAAATGATTCACGCGTTTCGGGACGCTTGGGCTGACGACGATATTGGGGTCGTTGTACTGACCGGCGCCGGCGACAAGGCTTTTTGCTCGGGCGGCGACCAGAAAGAGCGCGGACCAGAGGGCTACGCTGGCGGGCCTGGCATTGGCCTCAACGTGGCCGAGCTGCACAGCGTCATCCGCAACATCCCGAAACCGGTGATCGCCATGGTCAATGGCTATGCCATCGGGGGTGGGCATGTGCTGCACGTGGTGTGCGACCTTACCATTGCCGCGGACACCGCCATCTTCGGCCAGGTCGGGCCGCGCGTAGGCAGCGTGGATCCCGGCTTCGGCACCGCGTACCTGTCCCGCATTGTCGGCGAGAAGAAAGCACGTGAGATTTGGTTCCTTTGCCGCCAGTACACCGCACAACAAGCGCTGGAGATGGGACTCGTGAACAAAGTCGTTCCCGCCGCCGAGTTGCGAGCAGAGGTGGAACGGTGGTGCCAGGAAATCCTCAGCATGAGTCCCACTGCCCTCAAGCTCGCCAAGCAGTCGTTCAATGCCGACACGGAACACATCCATGGCATTACCGAGCTCGGCTTTGCGGCCCTCGAGCTGTACTACCAGACACCGGAGTCGCAGGAGGGGCTGAAAGCGTTCCTCGAAAAGCGCAAACCCGATTTTCGAGCTGCGCGCCGCCGTCGCTGA
- the proB gene encoding glutamate 5-kinase — MTDQLAAKQHWLRNVRRAVVKIGSSILSNQNGIDESRLSGLVHDICTLHRQGIAIVVVTSGAVAAGMARLGRRQRPKSIPERQAAAAVGQIDLMALYKKYAAEHGVQVAQILLTHDDLASRHRYLNARHTLEELFRAHVLPVANENDTVVTEELRNFGDNDNLSALIAGLVEADLLVLLSDVEGVCTSNPRRDPSARLVELIAHPRRMAGIQVEGHSPLGTGGMASKLAAARKAAHAGIPTVIASGLVPGTLLRVFDVHARVGTLVLPRADRLQRRKHWIAYTLRPAGTITVDRGAFEAVVFRGRSLLPSGIRAVEGKFEAGDCVRCVTETGEEFARGLVNYTSSELEKIRGLHSQHIERVLGYRSTDEAIHRNDLVLTGDFSQGAASAGS, encoded by the coding sequence ATGACCGATCAACTGGCCGCGAAGCAACATTGGCTCCGCAACGTGCGGCGTGCGGTCGTGAAAATCGGCAGCAGCATCCTCTCGAACCAAAACGGTATAGACGAGTCGCGCCTATCGGGTCTGGTGCACGACATCTGCACGCTCCACCGGCAGGGGATTGCCATCGTCGTCGTCACGTCGGGAGCGGTTGCGGCCGGAATGGCACGCCTCGGGAGACGGCAACGCCCGAAATCGATTCCCGAACGACAAGCGGCAGCAGCAGTAGGGCAGATCGATTTGATGGCGCTGTACAAAAAGTATGCGGCGGAGCACGGCGTACAGGTCGCCCAGATTCTTTTGACTCACGACGACCTGGCTTCGCGCCACCGGTATTTGAACGCACGCCACACGCTGGAAGAACTGTTCCGCGCGCACGTTTTGCCGGTGGCCAACGAAAACGACACCGTCGTTACGGAAGAACTCCGCAACTTTGGCGATAACGACAACCTCTCCGCTTTGATTGCAGGGTTGGTCGAGGCCGACCTGCTGGTGCTGCTCAGCGATGTGGAGGGTGTGTGCACCAGCAATCCGCGCCGCGACCCTTCGGCGCGCTTGGTGGAGCTGATTGCTCATCCGCGCCGGATGGCTGGAATTCAGGTGGAGGGGCACAGCCCCCTCGGGACCGGCGGGATGGCCTCGAAATTGGCTGCGGCGCGCAAGGCTGCACACGCCGGCATCCCGACGGTGATCGCCAGTGGTCTGGTGCCGGGCACGTTGCTGCGTGTGTTCGACGTACACGCCCGCGTGGGTACGCTCGTGCTGCCGCGGGCCGACCGATTGCAGCGGCGCAAACACTGGATTGCATACACGTTGCGGCCGGCTGGAACGATTACGGTGGACCGTGGAGCGTTCGAGGCGGTGGTGTTCCGGGGCCGGAGTCTGCTGCCTTCGGGGATTCGTGCTGTGGAAGGCAAATTCGAGGCAGGAGATTGCGTGCGTTGCGTGACCGAGACAGGCGAGGAGTTTGCCCGCGGCCTGGTAAATTATACGTCGAGCGAGCTGGAAAAAATTCGCGGGCTCCATAGCCAGCACATTGAAAGAGTGCTCGGATACCGGAGCACCGACGAAGCCATCCACCGCAACGACTTGGTGCTGACGGGCGATTTCTCTCAGGGTGCCGCCTCGGCCGGGAGTTGA
- the rpmA gene encoding 50S ribosomal protein L27, giving the protein MAHKKGQGSTRNGRDSQGQRRGVKIFAGQRAKAGNILVRQLGTKIYPGQNVGMGRDFTLFAKIDGIVHYERMGRNRRQVHVLPVTS; this is encoded by the coding sequence ATGGCACATAAAAAGGGACAAGGAAGCACGAGGAACGGGCGCGACAGCCAAGGCCAACGGCGCGGAGTGAAAATCTTCGCCGGCCAGCGCGCCAAGGCCGGGAATATCTTGGTGCGCCAGTTGGGGACGAAGATTTATCCCGGGCAAAACGTGGGCATGGGCCGCGATTTCACCCTGTTTGCGAAAATTGACGGCATCGTGCACTACGAGCGGATGGGACGAAACCGGCGCCAGGTACACGTGCTGCCGGTGACCTCGTAA
- the rplU gene encoding 50S ribosomal protein L21, with amino-acid sequence MEYAVIRTGGKQYRVEPGEVLRIEKLEAEPGTDVEFSEVLVASDENGLKIGQPTIPGAKVVARVVRQGKAKKILVFKKKRRKNYRRRYGHRQPFTEIRVTSIQVGA; translated from the coding sequence ATGGAATACGCCGTCATTCGGACCGGAGGAAAGCAGTATCGCGTCGAGCCCGGCGAGGTGCTGCGCATCGAAAAGTTGGAGGCGGAACCGGGAACGGACGTCGAGTTCTCCGAGGTTCTCGTGGCCAGCGATGAAAACGGGCTCAAGATTGGGCAGCCGACCATTCCCGGCGCGAAGGTAGTGGCGCGCGTGGTTCGCCAAGGCAAGGCGAAGAAAATCTTGGTCTTCAAAAAGAAACGACGAAAGAACTACCGGCGCCGTTACGGGCATCGGCAGCCGTTTACGGAAATCCGGGTCACATCGATTCAAGTAGGAGCGTGA
- the obg gene encoding GTPase Obg has translation MKFVDEVEIYVRGGDGGRGCVSFCREKYRPKGGPDGGDGGDGGDVVLVADAGLSTLLDFRFQPELRAKRGEHGRGKQQYGRRGEDVIARVPCGTLVYDAETGDLLADLQHHGESVVVARGGRGGKGNMHFATPTNQAPRFAQPGMPGEERRLRLELQLLADVGLVGFPNVGKSSLLRRVSAARPRVADYPFTTLVPHLGVVRVDDELSFVLADLPGLIEGAHDGHGLGDRFLRHVARTKLLVHVLDVSGSSGRDPVDDFDTINRELAAFDPRLAAKPQIVAANKMDLTDARQRFVEVRKRLEERGIEVHPISAATGEGVPALMKLVGRRWQELQKQSAQRENREVLDPAWVGA, from the coding sequence ATGAAGTTCGTAGATGAGGTGGAAATTTACGTTCGTGGCGGCGACGGCGGTCGCGGCTGCGTGAGCTTTTGCCGGGAAAAGTATCGCCCGAAAGGCGGGCCGGACGGAGGCGATGGCGGCGACGGCGGCGACGTCGTGCTGGTGGCCGACGCAGGCTTGAGCACGCTGCTCGATTTTCGCTTCCAGCCCGAGCTGCGTGCCAAACGGGGCGAACACGGCCGCGGAAAGCAGCAGTATGGCCGGCGCGGCGAGGATGTAATCGCGCGTGTGCCGTGTGGAACTTTGGTGTACGACGCGGAAACGGGAGACCTACTCGCGGATCTCCAGCACCATGGCGAAAGCGTTGTGGTGGCGCGCGGTGGTCGTGGGGGCAAGGGAAACATGCATTTTGCCACTCCGACGAATCAGGCCCCACGCTTTGCCCAACCGGGAATGCCTGGCGAGGAGCGGCGACTTCGGCTGGAGTTACAACTGCTGGCCGACGTCGGGTTGGTCGGCTTTCCCAATGTAGGGAAGTCGAGCCTATTGCGGCGCGTTTCGGCCGCTCGCCCGCGCGTGGCCGACTACCCGTTTACCACCTTGGTGCCCCACTTGGGCGTGGTGCGCGTGGACGATGAATTGAGCTTCGTGCTCGCCGACTTACCGGGCCTGATCGAGGGTGCACACGACGGCCACGGGTTGGGCGACCGCTTTTTGCGGCATGTCGCCCGCACGAAACTGCTCGTGCACGTGCTCGACGTCAGCGGCTCGAGTGGGCGCGACCCCGTGGACGACTTCGACACGATCAACCGGGAGCTCGCGGCATTCGACCCTCGGCTGGCCGCGAAACCACAAATTGTCGCGGCGAACAAAATGGACCTCACAGATGCCCGGCAACGCTTCGTTGAGGTTCGCAAACGCCTGGAGGAACGCGGCATCGAAGTGCACCCGATCTCCGCGGCTACCGGCGAGGGTGTGCCTGCGTTGATGAAGCTCGTGGGGCGACGCTGGCAAGAGCTGCAAAAACAAAGTGCACAACGAGAAAACCGCGAAGTTCTCGACCCGGCATGGGTGGGGGCATGA